TAAATAGTTAGTCATGTTAATTGTGATCACACATGCATAATTGTAACTCAAATTGATTTTAACCGACAGTTGTATCTATTGACTTTCTAGAGAAAATAGGACATAAGGTTCCCATTATGTTCATGAAGGGTAAAATGACCTGgtaatttctaaattttcgGTGCATGGCATAACAGAAGAACAGAAACTTACGGTCACGGTAgcgaattaattaaaataggtAAAGCCGCATAACTTAAATTATCTTGTCAGTGTCATTAGTGTTTCATTCTAAGAATAATCTTTAAAACATTGAAGTAAGGTTATATTTGGTAGTTTAAGGAAGCAAATTGTACCGCCCATATCCATCTGTTTCATCGCTACAGCTGAAGACCTGCATAGCCATACATACAACCATCTTTAAgtcaaaaatatcattatgGGAAACAAGGGAAGGTGCGCTCTACCCTCTCTAGTATAGAAAATACCATTTCTTCGGCTTCGGCAGTAGGTCTTCAAAAGCATAGTTCTCCATTTTGTAGGTTCCACTTTTCGATAATTCAGGAGATTCAGAACCCATTTGAAAAGTCTTCTTACACGAGGTATCATATCTCATATCGTTGTCAAAGGTCTCATCAAGGAAAACTGAACATGCTATATTCCATAAAAGGCGGAGAAACAGTTTTTCAATAACCGAAAAGAGATAGTCATGTCACTTACTGCAAAGCCTAAATATGTGACCGATGACCAGCTCTAGTCTTTACTACATTAAGTATGGTAAAATCTAGACGATTGTGGTTGGTCCAGATAGATAGGTTTAATTGAATCATTGACTCGCGATTCACAAAATCCATTAAGCAAATGATGATATGGTCAATAGCTCCAGtgcttaaatatatattatctgaTTCAAATAATATGGTCATTTCTGAAGTTTACAAGTTACATGCGTTtcccgttttttttttcattccttttcTTAGTTTACAGTTCTTCagttttatgtttcttttcatCTGTTACTGCTACATGTCAGATATTGATGAATAACAAATAGTTACCATGTATACAAGAAATCGGTTGAAGttatttcaaattcattttagcaaagtgtcaGGGAACAAAAGTATTGAAAGAAAAGGAATTAGATATAAcaaataagaaggaaaaaaatagttatagaTTACCATTCCACAAGTCTCCATCACTATTTTCAGTCTTGTAGAAGAATTCTTCCCTATCGGCAGAGCCATTTCTGTTATCAATGTCATAAAAATGATTGTCGTTTCCAACAGTTGCTGAGCTTCGCCTTAATTTGTTAAATGGGAAGTCCGAAGAACTGATAGGCGAGACCTTGATATCTTGCACCATTGTATCCTATAATTAGCGTCACAATGTATAATAGCATAATTACCCAACATAActcattttgaattaaattaggcagaatataatgaaaattattggAAGTCTATCAATCAGGGGAACAATATTATAGGCTCAAGTCCAGCTGTGATCAAATCAAAAGACTAAACAGgcaaaatagaataaaagattaACATTAACAGCAGTAAAAAGTTAACAAACCCCTCAAAATTTTTAAGGGATACTATGTAAAATAAGTGGCATGGGCCATGTTAAGGTTGCTGCCTTGTATCCAAAAGCTATAGGCACCTTTTATTGAGGTGATTAAGAGacagaaaaaaatgagaatataatttgaaaaagggTGAAGCGGTAGAGAGTGTGTCATTTTCCCTAATATCTTTAATCATATGATCGTTCCCAGTAATTATTAAGTCATCTCTGCTTAACCGACAGATCCGTCGCCTTAATCATGATTGtttctaattaaaatacaacaacTAAGTGATGATTCATTAAGCCAACTCTCACTGGGTCATGGTAATTACCGAACTCTCCGAAGTTTCTCTCCAAGAACCCAATATAACACACACTAATCTGACTTTTCCAAAGCAGCAATCTCAATATTGTgcataaatatcatattatcaCTGAAGATTGTGAACTAATTTATGGCTCGACTAATCAGCGCTCAATAACTTTACGAACACAATGTTATACAATTACGTCATTGTACCCTGCCAATTAATGATCATCAATTGCAGACTGAATTTTTATTCCATGGAagaggaataaaataaaatgagatataATTATGAAAGTACtttaataaaacaagaactCGTTGATTTTTcatgataaaacaaaaagtagAAGACTTATATCAGTTCAGGTATCATTAATGATTGACAAGGAACATATAGCTACAGAAAATGCAGATAGGATTATGCAAGTGTGCAGTGTGCGTAAAGATGATTTTTTGCTTCACCACTTCAAGTTCAATGTCAGCCAGCTCACGGTTAACTTTCTTCAATTTTGATCTACTTCCATCCTTCTGCAATGGAGAATAACTATATGGGATTCTGCAAATAAAAATTTccaaaacacatacacaaaaaaaatcaatctttGTAAGCCAGCGAAATTCTTGAATGCTACTATcgattttttaaaagaacaagTGAGGTTATGTTGTtcgtttaaaaacaaaaaattgtgaTTAAGCCTACCTTTCATGAAACTGAAGGGACGATAGCCCCAAACCAAACATTTACAAAGTGGCATAAGATATGGAATTTAAAAGAAGAACACCAACTATAGGTAACACCTATTGTTTTATGAAAAACTTTATGCATTTTTAAACACTGAAAAATAGGATAGAAGTAAAATCAAAAGGGCGGCTATCAGATGGCAAACACCATCCTTCTCTCAGACAGCAATGGGACCATTGCTTTTTGTTACAAACAGGCGACTGGTAGCAATAAAATCTACCTTTGTAgtatttgttaaagaaaaaacttactAAACAATAAAAAACGGGCATCATTATTCGTAAACAATTTAACATGCCTTGATGGATATTAAATAGTAACAGGTCATGTATAAAATGACAAATGTTAGACATGTGCttaactaaaattttcataGATGCGTGAGATGATATGGTGATAATGTGAACTGAAGAAATTTTCGACATTGCAATTAAATGAAGATATTTAGCCACAGTCATTCAACTGGCAAAGTAGCACCAATTTACagagagaagaaacaaaaaaaaaaaaaataaatagaattatgCAAAAAGCATCAATTTAATTACCTAGCACGTTGCTCTGGCGAATGAACTGGCGTCTCTGTCCCAACTTTACCCAGGCCTATAAGGATTCAATTAACATATATACATGGAAAGAAAATGTCAGAGTAAAAAACCAtttcataaaattgtttttatgtaAAGTTTCACTTTATCTgaacatattttaaatcaaCTAAAAGGGATATATCCTTACATGTTAGTGGACGAGTATACAACAATAGTCATAGTGATCCAACGAATAACGAAATATGAAACTGGAGGCGAACCAAGATGaatgaaaaacaatatataCCTTCAAGTGAAAAAGAAACATGATCTTCGCAGGTCGGACACTTTTCTGCAGTGGCATTAGGTTCATCATCACACACCAAATCAATAACAGAAAATTCCGAGTCTGAGAACAAGGACAAACCAATGGTGAGAGGAGGCCGGCTGAATTTGAATGTAAAGATAAAGGTTCAATAAATTCCATTGCAATGGCCTCCAAAGCAAAATATGCTAAgatataatctaaaatttacTAAAGCAAGAAATACATTTCCAACATATGTTTAATGAATATCTATAATATGCTACTTACATTGATCGGATACTGTCTTCCATTGATTCGGGAATCCATTAAAGGCAGTATTGTGGTGATCGGAAGAACTCCTGTcaagttaaaaaacaaaaaaaaaactatcaattTTTCGAAAGCTGTGAAATAAGTGGTGTTATGTGAAACAAATACGTAGTGGTGGCAGGTTAGCCTAAGAATACCAAGCCAATACATTTAGAAAGAATCcccttgtaatttttttttttttctatattcgTTCAATTCTAAAAAAGACAAGGAAACTAGAGCGAAGTCAGAAAAGTCTAGAAGGAAACCGTGAACCAACCACgggaaaacaaatgaataaaaagttCGGTTCAGTTTCAAATTCTGTCATTTGGTTTgcctttaaatttattttgaatagttTCATCTAGAGTTCTGAAAATTTTGAAGCCAGACTGAACCAACTCGATTAATAAAAAGATTACAAGCTTTTGATCCACGCCAATCTAATTCCTGCATACccataaaaggaaagaaaaagacaatGAACTCAGAAAAAACCAGCGAATGTAATGTTTTCACATTTCCTTCTAGCTTCGTTGCAGACACCTTTTTTATGTTTGCTAGCCATGGATGTATTATTATGTGGAGCAATAAGTTAAGATGAAACAAGTGAAACAATACCTACAAGTAGGCAATGCAATCCTTCTCCAGCCTCATAAGAACCCCTTGGTTCCATTCAATTTCTCTAAGACTAaccaatataataatatagaagAAGGCAATAACAATGTAAAAGTATCACTCACTTCCGTGATGTTTCAGTCTGGCGGCACAAAGGTGCCCCTGCATATACATTCATTATATATTTCACATCTTAGTTCCAAATTGCATTTAAATTGAACCAAACAGACTTTACAGTTTTTGCGTTGGCTAATGTACTAGATCACGTACTTGCCTCTTCGAATCTGAAAGAATTTACTGTAGTATCCATATTGGTAAACATTGTTGGCTGATCTGTTGAGACATTGACTGGCAGGGTAGAAATATCGATGTCTCCATCGTCCCTCTCTTTCGTTGTTGTACAGTTAATATGGGGGGGAATTGGTAATTTTACTAAACAAGACATAAGCAAGAAAAGAAGCATAGAGTCATCAGgacaaagcaaacaaaaaagaCGCTGTATTAATTGGCTGTCCTTTTCCCTGCCAACGTGGTTGTAGTTCAGGAAGTTTTTCAGAACATGAAATAGTTTAGACTACCTCACCAAAACTCAGGATTAGCAGCCACAAATCTGTTATGCAGAAAGAATATCCGATGCTTACCCTCCGGACAAAATGGATTGCACTGCTGAGCTTTTGTTGACAAGTTAAGCAAATTAAGAATGTCCAGAGACCGATGTTCCTTGAGGCTTTGTCCACTTATTCCTGGACTATCATAACAGTTATCTGATCCCATCATATGCAAATTTTGTTGCTTACGCTTTCTTTGTTCAAAGTATTGCTTCTGCCTGGTGGAAATAAGGAGTTCATTACAGTTCCACAATCTAACCTACCAATTTCAGCAGAAGCAATCTTCCCAGCCTCAACCAACCAAACTCCATATAGGTTTGTAACTAACATAACATCAAATTTTTACCTCTTTTGTGTAGACTTCCTTGACTGAAAATCTCCCATCCCGGCGCCAATGATTATCATGCATCAATTAGATAGAATGTTTGGACATCggaagaaaaattaacatcattcaatttattttttaaacaattcgCAATTTTGAATGGCTCGTCACGCCAACTACGTCAGCTAGCATAacatgaaaatcaaatttttaatttgcgCCAGAGGCAATGACTagtattttttactttcattttttattcagaaAACCTAGTGATTTCCAAAAACATCTACAAATGCAAAAATTCAGTGGTCCTATAGGATACTGTTAATCCTTCAAACAATACAcatattttgtttcttcctAATTACACATAATATTTCGATTTGATTGAAATTATATTGCAATATGCAACTAGCTCATTTAAATTACAGCAAAACTCCAACTCACAGTAGCGACTTTCCGCCTGGATCCTCCCATCCATTGCAACATCGTGCAGCGATCTACAACCTCACACGAAACAAAGCCGAACCGCAACATTCAAAAAATCGCGTTCGgaatttcaattgaaaaagTATAGTTCAAAAAAATCAGCATTATCATGAAATGAAATTCTAAAAGCAAACATGGTCTCAGATAGAGAGTTTTCAATTACAGAGAAGAAGAATGATACCTGCAATGGCGAATCGAGATCTGAATTTCTGTTTCGGAACGTAGTGAAGAGAAAATGATCGTTGAAAGGTGGAGTTGAGAATCCCTTCGTTTCCGCGAAAACCGAAATTTTGAACTCGAATGCCACCGCGGGAAAAAACTGTACCCGATGCTATATAAAGAAGTTCTTTTAGTACCTAGTTAGTTTATCTAGTAAAGTTTTAGGTAAAATTTACTTGTTTTATcgtaagtttttcttctgcattATATTCAGAATTTCTGAGTGAACTTTGTAATGTATGTTATTGTGATAAGTAAAACTGTGGAATCACGTACAATAGCCAAGAAATTTTGCTAGCATATTGGCTTGTGTCTCAAGCTTAGTTGGATAATTTTGAAATgcattcacaaatatttttataaatgtttggCAAAATCAACAAACATGTATACGATAACATTCATAACAATACAACAAAATTTGTTTGATGTTTACAAGAAAAACTCTCAATGagattatatatgaattaaattctCATTGGACTAGtgaagaatatataaataaaactctTACTCTAAATCGTTTAGCACATAAACTTTTACAATAAACACTTATAAACTTTGATAATACATTGCAAATAAGTCTCACATTAATCTTGTATATTTCatcatcttattattattattatgcatGGAGTCACTAAGAACACATAAAGGAGTTGTGtgtgtaaattaatttatagtttttctatattcttaattcattaaaaaaaattactctaaaaccttaatatttacaattttcaCAATGTAATCATAATAACATATTAACTTGATTCATAAGAAATTCTTTGAAAATGCGTACTTCAATCTCTTTATTCTCCATAGGGTCAGAAATAGAATCATAATTCCTTTTATAAATCATgttcatcattttattataatttcccATAACAATGTATCTTATTAAATTACATTTGGattcattatatattattttgtatgcaaattattttttaaacatgtttgaCATTATGGTAATAACATTCACTAATACACTCACCAAATATGATAAAGAATAtcatttattctttattttcttatgtgcTTCCTAATAAACATACAAACTCAAATgattgatacattttttttataatcatctTTGGAAAGCatcatttaatttcattcaaaaattaGATGTTCTTGCATTTACAAGTGCATATTGGTTTTTATGTGTAAGGTTTTTGTTGTTATTGAATATGTGTTTTGTCTTCTTGTATTATGTGTAAACTTTAAATATGCATCAGTTTTGTGTACttgtctaatatattttttggtaatGCATTTGATCTTGGCACAGTGTCCAAACACTTCTTTAATTTCGTCTATAGGCTTCAAAATCAagactttaaatctaactcaactccaTAAAACCGGCTTATAAGGTTAGGTTTGTATctcacatatatattataatttggtcttatcttcagtcgatgtgagacttccaacacaccccttcACGCCAAGATATAGACATCTCGAACGTGATAGTAAAAATTAGATAGTTCGATAGCGGCCCGACAACGGGATAAATTAAAATGTCCAACAAAAAATACAGCTATAATAGACATTAACCATGACTCTAATACCATactaagaagtggactttaaaacACTTGTATTTAACCcttcttttaagattttatcTAAACTCTTTAATGAtctaatttatctttaaacCCCATCTACGTTTAATCAtcatttaatcttataaaattacagtattatttattattatcaaaatcaCAAGTGTTTTTACAAGATTGTATTTAGACTTATGTTTAGTTTTATGAATTATTGCTTATATTTTAACCATGTCTTTAACTAAAGCTaaccaaaaatatcatataaccATGACACATTTTTCAAGACTAAACTTAAGATATagtaataaagataaatttcataaaagttgaaaagaagCCCTTACCAAGACCAATCACAAGATGTTTTGACTAAACATAGTAAAAGAATGTTTCATCATAACTAAGATAACATCTTTTAAGGTgaagttaaaagtaaatatttctCATCCGTGAAAAAATAAATGgttgaaaacaaattaaaataagaataatatattttgataacatcTTAACACTATTTACGTGTCATTTTATGATTAGTTCATAATAgttttcataattattattattattaattataaaataattttgaatcaatcacaaaatgatatgtaaataatattaaaatgttgtgaaagtatcattattcttaaaataactAAGATGCGTGGACTAATCTAACTCTAAATGTGTAAGTTGGAAATCTTTATACACTTTTACTAGACgggtttaaaatatataaaccatttcaataatttcaatGAGTTGATATTGAAACTTGTGGTCGAAGTAATAAGTCTAATCACATCTTTAgtcttaaattattaaaagtagaAGATATTGATACTTTGTTGATTATCATAATTTCACTTCATATTTTAGTTTGTAAAGAGGTTACATCGTATATTGTTCcacattaatattatttgatttaattccttatttttttattctgaacttgattaataattaaatatgtatattttaattagtggcgtaaaaaacacaagaataataattactttataaatttcaactttttataaaagttagaaTTAAAAAGTGctcgtttatttatttttttaaattgtgacAATTTTTACACATAGATTTAaatgttaagtttttttttcattttttttttttcaaaaaggacTAGTGGAAAAAAAGCTA
Above is a genomic segment from Vigna radiata var. radiata cultivar VC1973A chromosome 10, Vradiata_ver6, whole genome shotgun sequence containing:
- the LOC106775649 gene encoding uncharacterized protein LOC106775649 → MGDFQSRKSTQKRQKQYFEQRKRKQQNLHMMGSDNCYDSPGISGQSLKEHRSLDILNLLNLSTKAQQCNPFCPEDSKRQGHLCAARLKHHGRVLPITTILPLMDSRINGRQYPINTRNFLLLIWCVMMNLMPLQKSVRPAKIMFLFHLKAWVKLGQRRQFIRQSNVLESHIVILHCRRMEVDQN